GGGCCCACGGGTGACGACGAAGTCGACGGTGGCCCCGTGCGGGTACGCGGCAGCGGGCGTCACGGTGGGCGCGGTGCCCAGGTCTCCGGCGAGGCGGAGGTCCTCGAGGAAGACGACAGCGTGGGGGTTGCCCATGTCGACCTGAATGGCGGGCCAGGTGCGGCCGGCCGCGGTGACCTCTATGCCCCCGGCGCCGGAGAGACGGGGGCGGCCCATGTCGATGGTGACCGGACCGGTGTGGTCCGGGACGTGGACCCTGCGGGTGCCGGCACGGGTGGCGATGAGGAGGGCACCGGGCCGGTGCAGGCCGGCGTCGACCAGGTAGCGGGCCAGCAGGCGCAGGCCGTTGCCGCACATGGCGCCGAGGCTGCCGTCGGCGTTGCGGTAGTCCATGAACCACTCGGCCTCCCTCATCGCGGCCGCCTCGGGGTCGGCGGCGCAGCGCACGACGCGCAGCACGCCGTCGGCGCCCAGGCCGGTGCGCCGGTCGCAGAGGCGGACCACTTCGGCCGGGGTGAGGGTGAGGTGGCCGTCGGGGTCGGGGAGGATGACGAAGTCGTTCTCAGCGCCGTGCCCTTTGACGAAGGGCTGGAGTGCGGGGTCGGTCATGGGCGGGTGCCGGTCTCCCGTGGGATGCGCAGCCAGGCGATCTGGCCGGTGTCGGTGAGGGTCAGGCCGAAGTGGGCGCCGCGGTTGAGGACTTGAAGGACCTGGGGCCAGTTGTCGGCCAGGCGGGGTGTCACGTCGGCCTCGATGCGTGTGGCGCGGGGCCCGGGGAGGATGCGGGGCTTGGTGCCGCCGAGGGTCTCCAATTGCGCGGCCGCGTCCTGGACTGCGTCCGATTGGTGGTCTTCAGCCACGCACCCACCCTCAATCAACACAGAACGTGATACTAGTCACTAGCTTTGATCTAGTCCACTAGGTTGTCAATCAGCACAGGTCAGCGCCGTGGGCGAGGAGAAAAATGGCTGACGGCAGCTCACGAGCCGCCCCGTATCTGCGCGTTGCCGCCGCATTCCGCGCTCGCATCACCGACGGCACCTGGACCCACGGCGAGCGTCTGCCCTCACGCGGTGAGCTGGGCTCCGAGTTCGGTGTCGGGGAGAATGTCGTCCGCCGCGCGCAGGAGCTGCTGATCACCGAGAGGCTACTTGAGGGCCGTGCGGGCTCCGGCACGTACGTGCGGGCCCCGTACCAGCGCCGCACCATGCTGCGCACTCCGGCCACCAGCATGGCCGGCCTGGGCGCCGACGGCACGTACGAAGCGGACAGCATCGCGAAGGTCCCCGCCCCACCGGACATCGGCAAACGCCTCGCCGAAGAGCCTGGCGCGCTGTGCGTGCGGACCGTCTACGAGGTCTTCGTCGACCGGCAGCCGGCGCTTTTGTGCACCAGCTGGGAGCCGATGGCCATCACCGGCGGCACAGTGATCGTCTTGCCGGAAGGCGGCCCGCTGGCCGGCCGCGGCGTGGCCGCCCGCATGGCACACCTGGGCATCACCGTGGAACGGGCCGTGGAGACCCTCCGTCCGGTCCATGTCGAGCGCGACCAGGCGCAGCTGCTGGGCGTGCCCGCCGGCACCCTCGCGACGCTGATCCAGCGCACCCACTAC
This region of Streptomyces antimycoticus genomic DNA includes:
- the dapF gene encoding diaminopimelate epimerase is translated as MTDPALQPFVKGHGAENDFVILPDPDGHLTLTPAEVVRLCDRRTGLGADGVLRVVRCAADPEAAAMREAEWFMDYRNADGSLGAMCGNGLRLLARYLVDAGLHRPGALLIATRAGTRRVHVPDHTGPVTIDMGRPRLSGAGGIEVTAAGRTWPAIQVDMGNPHAVVFLEDLRLAGDLGTAPTVTPAAAYPHGATVDFVVTRGPHHLQLRVHERGVGETRACGTGACAAVAAARSHQPSPPLAVDYTADLPGGRLHIVVRPSGAMDLTGPAVITAQGTVSLALPSGPGLPAGARGQRRSEASETDPLRRSRAEHAQG
- a CDS encoding GntR family transcriptional regulator, with the protein product MADGSSRAAPYLRVAAAFRARITDGTWTHGERLPSRGELGSEFGVGENVVRRAQELLITERLLEGRAGSGTYVRAPYQRRTMLRTPATSMAGLGADGTYEADSIAKVPAPPDIGKRLAEEPGALCVRTVYEVFVDRQPALLCTSWEPMAITGGTVIVLPEGGPLAGRGVAARMAHLGITVERAVETLRPVHVERDQAQLLGVPAGTLATLIQRTHYSTDGRPVETADLLIPADRWHITYDIPVPPAT